A stretch of the Arvicanthis niloticus isolate mArvNil1 chromosome 17, mArvNil1.pat.X, whole genome shotgun sequence genome encodes the following:
- the LOC117722601 gene encoding olfactory receptor 6B2 gives MRGENITKVSTFILLGFPTAPRLQYLLFLLFLLIYLFVLVENLAIILTVWSSTSLHKPMYYFLGIMSTLEIWYVCDIIPKMLDGFLLQRKRISFIGCMTQLYFFSSLVCTECVLLASMAYDRYVAICHPLRYQVIMTTGLCVQLVAFSFASGFTISVIKVYFISSATFCGSNVLNHFFCDISPILKLACTDFSTAELVDFILAFIILVFPLLATILSYGHITLAVLHIPSATGQWRAFSTCASHLTVVTIFYTALLFMYVRPQAIDTWSSNKLISVLYTVLTPILNPLIYCLRNKEFKDALRKAWGLSQAPL, from the coding sequence ATGCGGGGAGAGAACATCACCAAGGTCAGCACGTTCATCCTGCTGGGCTTCCCCACAGCCCCCAGGCTGCAGTAcctgctcttccttctcttcctgctcatCTACCTCTTTGTGCTGGTGGAGAACCTGGccatcatcctcactgtctgGAGCAGCACCTCCCTCCACAAACCCATGTACTACTTCTTGGGCATCATGTCCACCTTGGAGATCTGGTATGTTTGTGACATCATCCCCAAGATGCTGGACGGCTTCCTCCTGCAGAGGAAACGCATCTCTTTCATTGGATGCATGACTCAGCTCTACTTCTTCAGCTCCCTGGTGTGTACAGAGTGTGTACTCCTGGCTtccatggcctatgaccgctatgtggccatctgccacCCCTTGAGGTACCAAGTCATCATGACCACAGGGCTGTGTGTCCAGCTCGTGGCCTTCTCTTTTGCTAGTGGCTTCACCATCTCTGTGATCAAGGTCTACTTTATCTCCAGTGCCACCTTCTGTGGCTCCAATGTCTTGAACCACTTCTTCTGTGACATCTCCCCCATCCTCAAGCTGGCCTGCACTGACTTCTCTACTGCAGAGCTGGTGGACTTCATCTTGGCCTTCATCATCCTGGTGTTCCCACTCTTGGCCACCATTCTCTCCTATGGCCACATCACCCTGGCTGTGCTGCACATCCCTTCAGCCACAGGCCAGTGGAGAGCCTTCTCCACCTGTGCCTCTCACCTCACTGTGGTCACCATCTTTTACACAGCCTTACTTTTCATGTACGTGAGGCCCCAGGCCATTGATACCTGGAGCTCAAACAAACTCATCTCTGTTCTGTATACAGTTCTCACACCCATCTTGAACCCCTTGATCTACTGCTTGAGGAACAAAGAATTTAAAGATGCCTTAAGAAAGGCTTGGGGCTTGAGTCAAGCTCCACTGTAA
- the LOC117722622 gene encoding olfactory receptor 6B2-like isoform X1, whose translation MSTLRLGQDHLQSCGTQHEGSQCYIQQRVLHLCIGMRGENITKVSTFILLGFPTSPELQYLLFLLFLLAYLFVLVENLAIILTVWSSTSLHRPMYYFLGSLSFLEIWYVSDIIPKMLDGFLLQRKHISFSGCMTQLYFFISLVCTECVLLASMAYDRYVAICHPLRYQVIMTTGLCVQLVAFSFASAFTVSVIKVYFISSATFCGSNVLNHFFCDISPILKLACTDFSTAELVDFILAFIILVFPLLATILSYGHITLAVLRIPSATGRWRAFSTCASHLTVVTFFYVAMLFIYVRPQAIDTRSSNKLISAVYTVLTPILNPLIYCLRNKEFKDAVRRTLGLDHTLQ comes from the exons ATGTCCACATTGAGGCTGGGGCAGGATCACCTCCAGAGCTGCGGCACCCAGCATGAAGGCTCACAGTGCTACATACAGCAGAGGGTCTTGCATCT GTGCATAGGGATGAGGGGAGAGAACATCACCAAGGTCAGCACGTTCATCCTGCTGGGCTTCCCCACATCCCCTGAGCTGCAGtacctgctcttcctcctcttcctgcttgcCTACCTCTTTGTGCTGGTGGAGAACCTGGccatcatcctcactgtctgGAGCAGCACCTCCCTCCACAGACCCATGTACTACTTCTTGGGCTCCTTGTCCTTCCTAGAGATCTGGTATGTGTCAGACATCATCCCCAAGATGCTGGACGGCTTCCTTCTACAGAGGAAACACATCTCTTTCAGTGGATGCATGACTCAGCTTTATTTTTTCATCTCCCTTGTGTGTACAGAGTGTGTACTCCTGGCTtccatggcctatgaccgctatgtggccatctgccacCCCTTGAGGTACCAAGTCATCATGACCACAGGGCTATGTGTCCAGCTGGTGGCCTTCTCTTTTGCAAGTGCCTTCACGGTCTCTGTGATCAAGGTCTACTTTATCTCCAGTGCCACCTTCTGTGGCTCCAATGTCTTGAACCACTTCTTCTGTGACATCTCCCCCATCCTCAAGCTGGCCTGCACTGACTTCTCTACTGCAGAGCTGGTGGACTTCATCTTGGCCTTCATCATCCTGGTGTTCCCACTCTTGGCCACCATTCTCTCCTATGGCCACATCACCCTGGCTGTGCTGCGTATCCCTTCAGCCACAGGCCGGTGGAGAGCCTTCTCCACCTGTGCCTCTCACCTCACTGTGGTCACCTTCTTCTATGTGGCCATGCTTTTTATATATGTGCGACCCCAGGCCATTGATACCCGGAGCTCCAACAAGCTCATCTCTGCCGTGTACACTGTCCTCACTCCCATCTTAAACCCCTTGATTTATTGCCTAAGAAACAAAGAGTTTAAGGATGCTGTGAGACGGACCCTGGGATTGGATCACACTCTACAGTAG
- the LOC117722622 gene encoding olfactory receptor 6B2-like isoform X2 has product MRGENITKVSTFILLGFPTSPELQYLLFLLFLLAYLFVLVENLAIILTVWSSTSLHRPMYYFLGSLSFLEIWYVSDIIPKMLDGFLLQRKHISFSGCMTQLYFFISLVCTECVLLASMAYDRYVAICHPLRYQVIMTTGLCVQLVAFSFASAFTVSVIKVYFISSATFCGSNVLNHFFCDISPILKLACTDFSTAELVDFILAFIILVFPLLATILSYGHITLAVLRIPSATGRWRAFSTCASHLTVVTFFYVAMLFIYVRPQAIDTRSSNKLISAVYTVLTPILNPLIYCLRNKEFKDAVRRTLGLDHTLQ; this is encoded by the coding sequence ATGAGGGGAGAGAACATCACCAAGGTCAGCACGTTCATCCTGCTGGGCTTCCCCACATCCCCTGAGCTGCAGtacctgctcttcctcctcttcctgcttgcCTACCTCTTTGTGCTGGTGGAGAACCTGGccatcatcctcactgtctgGAGCAGCACCTCCCTCCACAGACCCATGTACTACTTCTTGGGCTCCTTGTCCTTCCTAGAGATCTGGTATGTGTCAGACATCATCCCCAAGATGCTGGACGGCTTCCTTCTACAGAGGAAACACATCTCTTTCAGTGGATGCATGACTCAGCTTTATTTTTTCATCTCCCTTGTGTGTACAGAGTGTGTACTCCTGGCTtccatggcctatgaccgctatgtggccatctgccacCCCTTGAGGTACCAAGTCATCATGACCACAGGGCTATGTGTCCAGCTGGTGGCCTTCTCTTTTGCAAGTGCCTTCACGGTCTCTGTGATCAAGGTCTACTTTATCTCCAGTGCCACCTTCTGTGGCTCCAATGTCTTGAACCACTTCTTCTGTGACATCTCCCCCATCCTCAAGCTGGCCTGCACTGACTTCTCTACTGCAGAGCTGGTGGACTTCATCTTGGCCTTCATCATCCTGGTGTTCCCACTCTTGGCCACCATTCTCTCCTATGGCCACATCACCCTGGCTGTGCTGCGTATCCCTTCAGCCACAGGCCGGTGGAGAGCCTTCTCCACCTGTGCCTCTCACCTCACTGTGGTCACCTTCTTCTATGTGGCCATGCTTTTTATATATGTGCGACCCCAGGCCATTGATACCCGGAGCTCCAACAAGCTCATCTCTGCCGTGTACACTGTCCTCACTCCCATCTTAAACCCCTTGATTTATTGCCTAAGAAACAAAGAGTTTAAGGATGCTGTGAGACGGACCCTGGGATTGGATCACACTCTACAGTAG